GTCGCGAGGCCACGACCGCACAGGCCGACGCGGTACCGGGAGCGTCCAGTAGAACCCGACGAACTCTTGCCCCACAATACTCCCTCCGCTGCCGTGCCTACGACGCCCGCTGCGTTGCGACGATCCCGGACAATTCGGCCGTTTCCGCAGCCACCGGCCCTACCCGGCTACTCCTGGTCCATCGCCTCGCAGGCCGGAGCGAACATCCCGTTCCTCCCAGCAGGTTCTCTAGGACTGAGGGTACCATGACTCCCAATGAAGCCTACCACGTGCTCGGGCTCGAGCCGAGCGCCACCATTGAGGCGATCAAGGCTGCCTTTCGGGCGGGCGCCAAGACCAATCTCTCCGACCTTAACAGCGGTGGCAGCGACACGAAGTTTCACCGCGTTCAGGAGGCCTACGATGTCCTCGCCAAGAGCCGCGTAGACGGCGGCCTCGAAGAGGCTGACGCGGCCGATGACGCGGACGACGATCGTGGTCAGAAACACAGACAGCCGCCCACCGATGCCGCCGTTGATTTCGTTCAGGCCTTCCTCGCTGAGCGCGGCATCGAAATCCTGTTCGACGGCTCTCTCACCAAATCCGGCGCCATGCTCAAGGCTGAGAGCTTGGACGCGATCGTCGCCTTCCTCAATCAGGAAGAGGTCAACAGGGAGTGGCTCATCGATGAACTCGTCAGTCTGGCCCAGAGCCGTGGCATCGCCTTCAAGAAGAGCGACCTTACGCGCGCGGTGCGCGTCGTGATGCGCGTGGCGCAGAGGATGCGCCGCAACGCGGTCGTCTTACCCTTGCTGATGCCGCCCACTGATGCGGAGCGGGTGATCGCCCCCCAGGCGTGGTCGCAACTGACCGAGGCCGTCTTCGAGACCGATCCGGTGCTCGCCGCTGCCTGCCTGCAGCACTTTATCTGGCAGGTGAAGCGCAAGCTCCTAAACTTGAGCGTCGAGCACCACCTGATGCCCGTCATCTGGAGTCCGGTGCAGGGCGGCGGCAAGACCACGTTCGTGCGCGCCTTCCTTGAACCGGTGCGCGAACTCTCCGGCCCGGTTCTGCTTTCGGATTTCGCCGATAAACGCTCGGGCGACATTTACCACTTCCCCGTCCTGTTCGCCGACGACCTCGAGCAGATCGAGCCGCGTCTGGTCCAACCGCTCAAAGGCCTGGTGTCGGGCGATCGCATCCGGCGGCGCAAGCTTGGCACCTCGTCAAGCGACGGCTATGAGCAGCGCACTACGCTGATCGGCACGGCCAACCACCCCATCGACGCGCTCGTGGCCGATGCCACCGGAAACCGACGCTTCGCCAGCCTTGCCTTCCGGAATGGCAAGAAGGAGACGGGCGGTGACGAGAGCGTCTGGGACGCGGTCAAGGCTGCCGATTACGCCCTGCTCTGGCGCTCTGTGGACGTCTATGGGGCGGCGCCGATCGCCGCGCATCTGCCCGCCCTCGTCGAGCTGCAGAAGATGCACTGCCAGCCGGATCCCATACTGGCGTGGCTGCTCGCGCTCGACTTCTCCACAGAGCGGGTCAAGCGCGTCAACAGTACCTATGGGCCGCGCGCCTCCGACCTGCACGATCTGTTTTGCGAGCAGATGAACAGCGTGATGACGGGCACGCGGTTCGGGATCGGCATGACGCGACACGTCCGCAACCCTAAAGTGCCCTACGGCCCGCGGATCAAGAAGGTGTCGGGCTGGTATTACCCGATCAAGGATGTCGCGCCTTGACCCGGCAGACCCGGCAGACCCGGCAGACCCGGCAGACCCGGCAGACCCGGCAGACCCGGCAGTGTTTGCGGACGCCGGTGCGCCGTCAAGCCCCGATCTCGACCAGGTCGCGTGATGACATCCGCTCACATCACAGTCCCCGCACCCGGGATCAGACTCATGACGCCCATGAACCTCGCCCAGAAGTATCGCCCCGCCACTTTCGAGGCTGTGCTGGGCCAATCCCACCCTGTCCGGTTCCTCTCGGGCTTGATCCAGCATGGCCAAGCCGCCCGGTCGCTGCTGCTGCACGGGGCGATCGGGTCGGGCAAGACCTCGCTCGTGCGGATCTACGCGCAGGCGCTTAACTGCGAGACCCCGACTGCGGAGGGCTCTCCTTGTCGGACCTGCAGGTTCTGCCGCGAGGGAGCCGGCTTCCACGAGTACGACACGAGCGGCCGCGGCGGTGAGCGCGACGCCGTCCTCGAATGGGTCGCCCCACTCTACCGGACTCCAACCGAGCACCGCTGGACGGTGCTGTTCCTCGACGAGGCACAGGCGCTCGAGGCCAGGGCCGCCGACGCCCTCTTGAAGATGGTCGAGGAGCCGGAGCCGCGGGTAGCCTTCTGCTTCGCCACGACGGAGTTCGCCAAAATCAGACCGGCGCTGCGCTCGCGCCTGATCAGCTTCGAGATCAAGCCGTTGTCGGCAATTGATGCGATCGCGCTCATAAAAAAGTGCGCTCAACATGAAGGCATTAACTACGAGCCCGGCGCGCTCGAGCTCCTCGCCGGCCTGCGCCAGGGCTACGCCCGCGACCTGCTCACCGGGCTCGAGCAGGTGCGCGACCCCAACGGCCGCCCGGTCACGATCGCTCGGGTGCGCGAGGTCTTCGACATCGACCACACCGAGCGCCTTCTCACCTACGTGCACGCGCTCGCCGAGGGCGATCCGGCGGCACAGAACGCGGCGTGGTTGTCCTGGCAGGAGGTTGCCGCAACGAAGCTCGGATGGCTGCAGGCACTGCTCACTGGCCTATACTACAACGACGTGCTGGGTCAGGCGATCACCGTCGACGCGCTGATTGCCTCGATCCTGCCGGCGGAACGCGCGCCGATCCTGACCACCTTCCGCGAACGCCTCGGCGTAGCGTCGGCCGAAGGCCTCGCCCCTTACTGGCGGGCGATGATGTCGCACTGGACGGTCGCGTCGCTTGAGCGCGACGAGACGGCGCTGCAGCTACGGGTCGCGCTGTTCCATTACTTTGTGAACAACGAACTTCCAGCGCTCGAGCGTGGACCGCAGCCGAAGGCCCACCGACGCTCCACGACGCGCACGGACGTGCCCAACGAACCCATCGTAGCCGACGAGCCCGAGCTCTCACACCTGCCAGTCGGCGGGCCGGATCGCTCCCTGACGGTCGACGACGCGCGTGGCATGATCGCATCCGCCTCCTACCTGATGCAGGAACACGGTCGGTTATTCAACGCGCGCTTGCGGATCGAGCCAGCGCTGCTCGGCATCGAAGAGGAGGCGGAGGCCGTCGCTCTCATCGCGGAGTTCTGCCGGGATCTGGACGCGCAGGTCCGCCTTTGGAGCCGGGCACCCTTCGCACGCCTCAGTCTCATCGAGCGCGACATCGGGCGCGGGGGCCATGTTACCGGGTGCATCCTCGTCCATCTGCCGGAGGCAACCGAAGCCGGCCGCTCGGTCGAGACGATGGCTCGGATCGTGTCGTGGGCGAGCCTCTGGCGGCGCGAGGTGTGGCTTCCGGGCTGCAACGCGGTGGCCGTCGAGACCCCGGCCACGGCTAGGGCGAAGCCCGTGACCTTCCATTGGGACGGAGTCCTTAACCTATGCGCCGGGATCGGCGAGGACGCGATGGAATGGGATTCGGCCTGCGGTACGCCGGCCCCGCTGTTGGACTTGCTCGAGATCCCCCAGTCGCGTCGGCGGATCGTCGGCCGGATCGCCGCGCCGCTCGTCGGTCGTTCCGACCTCCTCGGCCCGCGCGCAGTCGAGGAGGCGTGCGCTAACGGCATGCTGCTCCTGTCGGCTCTTGAGGCAGGGCAATGGGGCCACATTCGCTCGGGCTGGGAACTGCAGGAGCACACCGACCGACGGCGGACGAAGACAGAGCGTGCCGCGGCGCTCGCGCATGTGGCGGAGGTATATGGCGACACGGCGGAAGCCCGAACACGCCGCGCGAACCTCGAAGCGAGCTGGCAGGGGCTGCCGGAGAAGCGATTACGGCGGGAATGGCGGGGCTGGTGGCTTCCGGAGGAGGTCTAAGCCATGATGCGCGACATCGACTTCCTCACGGATCGGCCCGCTTTCGCCGGCACGCTGATTTACCGGTACCATTCCGGGATCCTGCGCCCGCAGGTGCGCGCGGCGTTGGCCGAGATCGCGGGCTGGGAGGGACGTGCCCTCTCCCGCTGCGAACGAGATGACCTGCTCGGCACCGTAGGTGTGAGCTTGGTCTCCGACGCCTATTTGTGCGACTGGACGGCACTCACTCCATCGAGCGCGCTAGCATCCAAGCTCGACGCGATCCTCACGCGCATTGTCGCAATGGCCGGCCAATGCTTCGCGCTCTTCATCCCGTTTGAGAGCTCCCTTTCGGCGCGACCGCTCTGGGACGAGGTCGAGCGGACGGCGGGTCTCGTGCTCGTCGAAGACCATGTCACGAGCGATACGCTGCTGCCGGCGCTGAGCCTGTTTCAGGCGATGAGCGACCTTGCGACAGGTGCCGATTGGCTCGCCGACCCCGCCTTCGTCGCGAGCTTCGATCGATTCAGGGCGCGCGGGAGACGCACGCTGCTCGAGCTGCGCCATGCCTTCGACGAGCGCGTTGCCGCCTGCACGGATCCAGTCACCCACGCGTTCCGGCCGGAGGTCTATCGCGATCTTCATCCAGACGAGGAACGTTCGCACACGGCCTCGGCACGGCGCGACCTGCGCCGGCTTTTGGCGCGTCATCGTGGTTGGGACCGCTTCGCTCTTGTTCGGACACTCGACGATCGCCTTGCGCGGGACGGCTGGACGGCGCTCGCCGTGATCGCTGAGCTTCACCGTGCCACCGCTTCCATCCTCGAGCAGCCCAATTACTCGGCGGAACACGGCGTGATGAAGAGCGTCGGGATCATCGATCTCGTCCTGTGGGCGGCCCTCCTTCTGTCCTGGGATGGACGGTTTCGCGCGGTCGCGGCCACCGACGCGGACGGATACCGGCGCCGGCCAAGCTGCCTCGTCATCACGCTCGACGAACTCGGTCGGGACTTCCTCGCGCGGGCAGACCTCACGGTCGACGTCGACCCGTTGGCGGGCGTCTGGGCTGGGCTGGACGACGCGTTGATGCGCATCGCTACGAGTCCAACCGACGCGCTGGGGTCAGTCCGGATGGCGACGCTCGACGCGCTACATCAGCGCCTGTGCTGCGCGACGACAGATATCGCGTGGATGCTACGCCTGCGTCGGCGCGTCCGGCGGGCGATCGGCGAGGCAGAGGCAGCAGAGACCGAGCGTCGCGCCGACGAGATCGGGAGGGAGCGCGCGGTGCAGGACGCCGCGGTAGAGACGGCCCGGGCGAAGGCCGGAGCAGCCGCGATCGCACGAGCTCTCGATGAACCGAAGACAGGGCGCTGAGATGAGGGATCCTGACGAAACGACGCCGGACGACATCGAGGACCGGAGATGGCTTGGTTTGAGCCAAGCAACGGTGCTCGGACACGCCAGGACGGCGAACGCACTGCGCGAACGTGTTCGCGCTCGCCGGCACGACACCGGGATCATACTCCACGGGCCGAAGAGCGTCGGCAAGCGGACGCTCGCCCGGCTCTACGCCCGGGCTGTGCTGTGCGAGACACCGGACGAGGCGGGCGAGGCCTGTGGAGGCTGTAACGAATGCAGGTCGTTCATTGCGAGTCGTCCGCTCGGCTACAAGTGGCTCGATGCGGTGAAGCACGGCGATGAGAAGACGGCCCGCAAGCTCGTTTCGGAACTGGCTACCGGATCGCTGGCGGCCCGTCGGGTCATCGTCATCGCGAACGCGGATCGGTGTGCGAACAGGGTGTTCGATAGGCTCCTGAAGACTCTGGAGGAGCCTAAGAGCCCAACTACGTTCATTCTGCTGGCCCGTGCGCTCAGTGATGTGCGGTTGGCCGGGCAGTCGCGATGCGAACTCTACCGCTTGCGTCCCCTGATGCGGGAGGACGCGCGGGTACACTTGGTCAATTTGCTCTCCGTAACTGGAAGGAGGGTCGAGGAACGTGTGCTAGACGTGGTTGTCGCCGAGTCCGGCGGACGGGTTGGCGCGATGCACGCCGTCCTGCAGCGGCTCGGCACGCTGCCCGCCATAACGCTGGCCAGCGTGCGGACGACCCTGGGTCACGACTGGGTCGAGGGTGTCACAGCTTTCTGGCGAGCGGCACTGTCCGGGGAAACATCACCATCGGCGGCGTTGACGCCGCCTCTGGCGGATGACGCCCGCGAGACGGGGCGGCGCCTGCGGGCGGTCCTGCTGCAGCTGCGACCGTCCGATCTCGATGGCGTGCCGGCGACGGCATCAAGTCACGAAGCCGCGCTCGTGCACCGCACCCCGGTGATCCGTGGGCTGACCGCGGCGCTGGAAAGCCGGGCAGCGTCACTCGGTCGGCGGCCATCCGATCTCTGGTCCGCGCTTGCCTGCCTCTGGCTCTCGGACGATCACAGCGATGTCGAGGGGCTATCTGAAGGGGTCCGCGCGACGTGCCGCCTCCTTGCTCCAGAATATGTGTGATGGTGGCTCTGTTGAGCAAAAGTTCCAGCAATCGATCGATTTCAATTGAGCATACGAACAAGTCATAAGTCGTTGGAGGGGTTCATCAGCGATTTTGGTGGATCCGGCAGGCTGAGGGCGAGCGCCTGGTCGATGCCGGTGCTGATCCGCAGATCAGGACAGGACCCTGTTCCGCCATCTTCCCGGTTGCCGCCTTCTCCGTGTGGCACGTGCCAGCCGCAATGCTCTTGTCGTTGCCGCATAGGCCCAGCGTCACGATGTGACCGAGGCTCAGCAGATTGGCAGGATGGCGATCGTAGCGGCTGTGCACCGCGTGACTGGGTGTGCCACAATCAGTAGAGGGAGAGGCCCGAGTGGGCTGTTGGGCCCGCAGGGCACAGCTTCGCCGGTGACCCGGCAGAAGCTGGCGCTCGCTTCAGTCTCCACATTGGAGGCCGTCGGAGCCGGGGCCGGAAGTGAAACCTTGTGATAGGCAGGCCGGGGTTGGGCTGTCGGCCTTTACTCACCGCTTCCCGCCATCCAGGCGGCCAACGCGGACGGATGCCTACTCTCCGGACCCTTGGAGTAGGCGGTCGTCTGGAGGCTCGGGGCTACCCGGTCCTCGCTCCTGATCAACTCGGAAGTCCGAGTCGCCCTTGTATGCCGATGCCCTTCGGCGTTTGGTCCGGAGGCCCCATGTTCACCTGGTTAGCGTCATAGGCGCGGAGCCCGTAAGGGGCATGGCGTGTCATATATATTATTGCCACAAACCGACACTGTCTGTCAAGATAAAATAAGTAAAAATGCTGTCCAAAATGACATTTCCGTCTTTTAGAATTCAAGGTATCCGCGATATTTGTTCTAGAAGCATTGGTAAGCCATAGCCACCGTATGCGCCACTGACCGATTTCTGTCTACCCAGCATGTAGATTGTCACGTCCTCGCGCAAACCTTTATCGCGAGAGAGAGTTGAGAAGCGATGGCGCCAACCGTGATTCGGTTGCATGCGCGGATCGACCATTCCTAGTGAGCGGATCCAACGTCCCAGCACTTTGCTGCCGTTTCCTCCTCGACTGCCAAATCGATCAGGTGGAAGTTCGGCGAACAGAGGTCCCGATTTGGCTGAAGCTACGAACTCCAGGAAGCCTTGCGCAATCAAGTTCGGGTGGACTGGGATAGTACGCTCAGAATTTGCATTCTTGAGTGAGCCCGCTTCAGGGCGAATGGCAATAACATGGATCTTACTGTCTGCGTAGACATCTTCCTTGCGCAACTGACAGATCTCAGCCACTCGTGCGCCGGTATAAGCGCAAAGCCAGGGGACCCATCGCCGCACGCTGTCATGCGCCTCCGTGGCTGCCGCTAAGATTTGCTTGACCTCATCCTCTGTTGGATCCCGCTTACGGTCGACGCTACGAGCTTTGGTTGTGACCTTAATGCCGCGCGCTACATTGTTTGTGATCTTCTTATTATCAACGCCCCACTGAAGAATTGTTCTTAGTGGCCCAATTTTACCATTGCGAATTGTTGTGCCTCTCAAACCCTGTTGAAGCAGAGAATTTTTCCAGCGCACTACGTCGTCTTCTGTCACTGCTGTAGCATCGCCGCGCCCATTAAAGGCGATGAACTCCCGAACCACTCGTGGGAAGACGTAGGCAGTTTTGGCGGCAGGCTGGCGCTCGCGCAGCCAGCCTTCGATCAGTGCTTCTAATTGAACAACCTCTCCGCTGGCGCGCGATAAATCAGGAGCGTGAGCCTTGAGAGTCTTAGAGGTGGCCGATATTGCCGACGAGACCTTCCCGTCAGCAACTGGCGTCCAACGCCCCTGACTCATATCGCGGAGTTGCAGAGCGCCTATCTGCATCGCCTTAGCAATGGCACGCACAAGTTCCCGGCGGCTATCGAAATCAACGCGGAGTCCGTCCCGCGCGAGCTTCCAATCAGCCGTTCGTTCGCACCAGGCCCGCATATCCTCACGAACCATTATGAGAGGATCAAGCGGTCTATTAAAAAAGTCGAGGGCTGACTCTCCGGGTTTGAGAATGATAGACGCTGGCGAGAAGAGATCTCCGCCTGCTTCGATATTCCAAAGATCCTGACGGCTCGGATAGTCGTGATATTTGGCGACAAATTCCTCGCCGATGCTGGCGGCAAGAATATGCGCATCTTTCTCGGTGAGGGTACGTGCGCCGCCCCGGAGGTTCGCCCATTGTGCCTCAAGCTCGGCGAGCGCCAAAGCGAACAAGCGCTTCGCTTCTTTAGGATCGCGTGTGCCGAGGCTGCGGCGGACCTCGTTACGGCCGAGCACCGCCTTCAGATCGTCCGGGACGCGCCGGCGCAGGTAGTAGACCCGCGTGCGCGGATGAAGCCAGGGAGTCGCCATTGCAAGGGCCATGTGTACCACCCGTGTGTACCACCGGGCGCCCAAAAAGCCATTGTTAGACAGCAAGCTACGGCAGGATCACCACATATTTACGTGGTGGCGGAGACGGAGGGATTCGAACCCTCGAAGCCCTTTTAGGGG
This sequence is a window from Methylobacterium sp. SyP6R. Protein-coding genes within it:
- a CDS encoding VapE domain-containing protein, which translates into the protein MTPNEAYHVLGLEPSATIEAIKAAFRAGAKTNLSDLNSGGSDTKFHRVQEAYDVLAKSRVDGGLEEADAADDADDDRGQKHRQPPTDAAVDFVQAFLAERGIEILFDGSLTKSGAMLKAESLDAIVAFLNQEEVNREWLIDELVSLAQSRGIAFKKSDLTRAVRVVMRVAQRMRRNAVVLPLLMPPTDAERVIAPQAWSQLTEAVFETDPVLAAACLQHFIWQVKRKLLNLSVEHHLMPVIWSPVQGGGKTTFVRAFLEPVRELSGPVLLSDFADKRSGDIYHFPVLFADDLEQIEPRLVQPLKGLVSGDRIRRRKLGTSSSDGYEQRTTLIGTANHPIDALVADATGNRRFASLAFRNGKKETGGDESVWDAVKAADYALLWRSVDVYGAAPIAAHLPALVELQKMHCQPDPILAWLLALDFSTERVKRVNSTYGPRASDLHDLFCEQMNSVMTGTRFGIGMTRHVRNPKVPYGPRIKKVSGWYYPIKDVAP
- a CDS encoding AAA family ATPase, whose translation is MTPMNLAQKYRPATFEAVLGQSHPVRFLSGLIQHGQAARSLLLHGAIGSGKTSLVRIYAQALNCETPTAEGSPCRTCRFCREGAGFHEYDTSGRGGERDAVLEWVAPLYRTPTEHRWTVLFLDEAQALEARAADALLKMVEEPEPRVAFCFATTEFAKIRPALRSRLISFEIKPLSAIDAIALIKKCAQHEGINYEPGALELLAGLRQGYARDLLTGLEQVRDPNGRPVTIARVREVFDIDHTERLLTYVHALAEGDPAAQNAAWLSWQEVAATKLGWLQALLTGLYYNDVLGQAITVDALIASILPAERAPILTTFRERLGVASAEGLAPYWRAMMSHWTVASLERDETALQLRVALFHYFVNNELPALERGPQPKAHRRSTTRTDVPNEPIVADEPELSHLPVGGPDRSLTVDDARGMIASASYLMQEHGRLFNARLRIEPALLGIEEEAEAVALIAEFCRDLDAQVRLWSRAPFARLSLIERDIGRGGHVTGCILVHLPEATEAGRSVETMARIVSWASLWRREVWLPGCNAVAVETPATARAKPVTFHWDGVLNLCAGIGEDAMEWDSACGTPAPLLDLLEIPQSRRRIVGRIAAPLVGRSDLLGPRAVEEACANGMLLLSALEAGQWGHIRSGWELQEHTDRRRTKTERAAALAHVAEVYGDTAEARTRRANLEASWQGLPEKRLRREWRGWWLPEEV
- a CDS encoding DUF6538 domain-containing protein translates to MALAMATPWLHPRTRVYYLRRRVPDDLKAVLGRNEVRRSLGTRDPKEAKRLFALALAELEAQWANLRGGARTLTEKDAHILAASIGEEFVAKYHDYPSRQDLWNIEAGGDLFSPASIILKPGESALDFFNRPLDPLIMVREDMRAWCERTADWKLARDGLRVDFDSRRELVRAIAKAMQIGALQLRDMSQGRWTPVADGKVSSAISATSKTLKAHAPDLSRASGEVVQLEALIEGWLRERQPAAKTAYVFPRVVREFIAFNGRGDATAVTEDDVVRWKNSLLQQGLRGTTIRNGKIGPLRTILQWGVDNKKITNNVARGIKVTTKARSVDRKRDPTEDEVKQILAAATEAHDSVRRWVPWLCAYTGARVAEICQLRKEDVYADSKIHVIAIRPEAGSLKNANSERTIPVHPNLIAQGFLEFVASAKSGPLFAELPPDRFGSRGGNGSKVLGRWIRSLGMVDPRMQPNHGWRHRFSTLSRDKGLREDVTIYMLGRQKSVSGAYGGYGLPMLLEQISRIP